In the Bacillus carboniphilus genome, one interval contains:
- a CDS encoding AimR family lysis-lysogeny pheromone receptor yields the protein MELKEIANLIERNASNKVRSYRQLGKEVGVRHGTILNFIKFARKEEGGTEPSVELVCNLHYAHEGSAEDILSTITDFVHYGLKEERLKEVIDFCYEFALFPLLYDLIDEGKESQSHRMAKFCEAYNVLADGRRHITTWKETNSRAQKIRSSDKLVQYIVSYIEILYFHNEIGSSTKVDVNETFESIIRRTKKLIVDINSSPKNYITKKLIFKLNEGLMRIYVKKENHNEAREIAYTFINNSCGSRFKAAAYFSLGMSYFNSDIKMSLRYLNISAEMYKENDFLKEYTDVRFYIELLWIISGYKDIECIHGVNKAFMLCSQGRYEESLNGLEGINLYGYDEMVAKMIKGIIEESHVKKKDYFDDVRNFFLRLGDRNLAKLPDTVFEKFCNSVLINQ from the coding sequence ATGGAGTTAAAAGAAATTGCTAATCTAATCGAGCGTAACGCTTCAAATAAAGTTCGCTCTTATCGTCAATTAGGAAAAGAAGTTGGCGTTAGGCATGGAACAATTCTTAACTTTATCAAGTTCGCCAGAAAAGAAGAAGGTGGAACTGAACCTAGCGTTGAGTTAGTATGTAATTTACATTATGCTCATGAAGGTAGTGCAGAAGATATTCTAAGCACTATTACAGACTTTGTTCATTACGGATTAAAGGAAGAACGATTAAAAGAAGTGATCGACTTTTGTTATGAATTTGCATTATTCCCATTGCTCTATGATCTTATTGACGAAGGTAAAGAGAGTCAGAGTCATAGAATGGCGAAGTTCTGCGAAGCTTATAATGTTCTTGCTGACGGCAGGAGACATATAACTACTTGGAAAGAAACAAACTCAAGGGCACAAAAAATTAGGAGTAGTGATAAGTTAGTACAATATATTGTTTCTTATATTGAAATTTTGTATTTTCATAACGAAATAGGAAGTAGTACTAAGGTAGATGTTAATGAAACTTTCGAGAGTATAATTAGAAGAACTAAAAAGTTAATTGTCGATATAAATTCTTCTCCTAAAAACTACATAACCAAAAAACTGATTTTTAAACTGAATGAAGGTTTAATGCGTATTTATGTCAAAAAAGAGAACCATAATGAGGCTAGAGAAATAGCATATACCTTTATAAATAATAGTTGTGGTTCTAGGTTTAAAGCTGCCGCATATTTTTCTTTAGGTATGTCTTATTTTAATAGTGATATTAAAATGTCTTTAAGATACCTAAATATCTCTGCTGAAATGTACAAAGAAAATGATTTTCTAAAAGAATATACGGATGTTCGTTTCTATATAGAATTATTGTGGATTATCAGCGGTTATAAAGATATAGAATGTATCCATGGTGTAAATAAAGCGTTTATGCTTTGTTCTCAAGGAAGATATGAAGAGTCGTTAAATGGATTAGAGGGTATAAATTTATATGGTTATGACGAAATGGTCGCTAAAATGATCAAAGGTATTATTGAAGAATCCCATGTAAAAAAGAAAGATTATTTTGATGATGTAAGGAATTTCTTCTTGAGGTTGGGAGATCGAAATTTAGCTAAACTACCTGATACTGTTTTCGAAAAGTTTTGTAATTCTGTTCTTATTAATCAATAG
- a CDS encoding helix-turn-helix domain-containing protein, translated as MSDLGFNKDRLKELRIKKGFGLSKDFAEKVGLSNSMYSSIENGSRKPSLAVLATIAKTLNTSTDYLCGLSDDPTPFKYNDNLDDVLRSKQLVLNGQKLSEVDTNKLQELIKFFESNLIK; from the coding sequence ATGAGCGATCTAGGCTTTAACAAAGACAGACTAAAAGAGTTAAGGATAAAGAAAGGCTTTGGCTTATCTAAGGATTTCGCCGAAAAAGTCGGTCTATCTAATAGCATGTACAGCAGTATAGAGAACGGCTCAAGAAAACCATCTTTAGCTGTGCTAGCTACCATTGCCAAAACTCTAAATACATCGACAGACTATCTTTGTGGACTCTCTGACGATCCAACCCCATTTAAATATAATGACAATCTGGATGATGTTTTGAGAAGTAAACAACTAGTTCTAAATGGTCAAAAATTATCAGAAGTTGATACAAACAAATTACAAGAACTAATTAAGTTTTTCGAAAGTAATTTAATTAAGTAA
- a CDS encoding YqaI family protein, whose translation MQIEHPTITQMERTGYANLVDQEEHFGIDYFGDEILSGDEYVEDENGELVLKDNLEKYLSKFYGFTFSEA comes from the coding sequence ATGCAAATCGAACACCCAACAATCACTCAAATGGAACGTACAGGCTATGCGAATTTAGTAGATCAAGAGGAACACTTTGGAATTGATTACTTTGGAGACGAGATTCTCTCAGGTGATGAATACGTTGAGGACGAGAATGGAGAGCTAGTTTTGAAGGACAATCTTGAAAAATACTTATCTAAGTTTTATGGATTTACCTTTTCGGAGGCATAA
- a CDS encoding host-nuclease inhibitor Gam family protein has translation MNPLLKTEIDDWNIDWAEEQQDEVKQRYQISGIDSLNWAFRKLSAFKAQEAEIEQLAKIEHERIEQWETQQKRGLQQDIQFFETLINEYHANVLEEDPKQKTLSTPYGRSKSRRTKCQPDKADEQALLQYIKTNDLQGFIKESVKWADLKKTLKVAETSEGMAVIDENGQVVEGAVVKPESITYKVEVD, from the coding sequence ATGAACCCATTATTAAAAACGGAAATTGATGATTGGAATATTGATTGGGCAGAAGAACAACAGGACGAAGTGAAACAACGTTATCAAATTAGTGGTATCGACTCACTGAATTGGGCATTTAGAAAATTGAGCGCATTTAAAGCGCAGGAAGCCGAGATTGAACAGTTAGCGAAGATTGAGCATGAACGTATTGAACAGTGGGAAACGCAACAGAAACGAGGCTTACAACAAGATATACAGTTTTTCGAAACACTTATAAACGAATATCATGCGAACGTTTTAGAAGAAGATCCGAAGCAAAAAACCTTATCAACTCCATATGGTAGATCAAAGTCCAGAAGAACGAAGTGTCAACCAGATAAAGCCGATGAACAAGCGTTATTGCAGTACATCAAAACGAACGATCTACAGGGATTTATCAAAGAATCGGTTAAATGGGCAGACCTCAAGAAAACCTTAAAAGTCGCTGAAACCAGTGAGGGCATGGCAGTCATTGATGAAAATGGACAAGTTGTTGAGGGAGCCGTTGTTAAGCCGGAGTCGATCACATACAAAGTGGAGGTTGATTAA
- a CDS encoding ORF6C domain-containing protein: protein MNLQIKKSEMFETVLCDIWENENGEVFMTLNQLANALGYASKSGVENIINRNDYLKESEYSSTHKMWVVERNREVTREMRVFTELGIYEVAMLAKTEKAKKFRLWIGKILKALRKEEVALVAKPRVLSDKEQLMASMKLTIESVENIKKLDTRMDQLETKVDSQITLDYGEQRRVQKSVAKKVYSLTSDPIERKSLFAECYRDLKDRFGVGSYKDIRRKDKGKALQYINAWIPRADAS, encoded by the coding sequence ATGAACTTACAAATCAAGAAATCAGAAATGTTTGAAACAGTCTTATGCGACATATGGGAGAACGAGAATGGCGAGGTGTTTATGACACTTAATCAGCTTGCTAATGCTTTAGGATATGCCAGTAAAAGCGGTGTAGAAAATATCATCAATCGAAATGATTACCTCAAAGAAAGTGAGTATTCAAGTACCCACAAAATGTGGGTAGTTGAAAGAAATCGAGAAGTAACAAGAGAAATGAGGGTTTTTACAGAGTTAGGAATCTATGAAGTTGCCATGCTTGCTAAAACTGAAAAGGCTAAAAAATTCCGATTATGGATTGGAAAAATCCTTAAAGCATTAAGAAAAGAAGAAGTCGCTCTTGTTGCTAAACCTCGCGTCCTTAGTGATAAGGAACAATTAATGGCATCCATGAAACTCACAATCGAATCAGTCGAGAACATCAAGAAGTTAGACACTCGAATGGATCAACTAGAAACAAAGGTCGATAGCCAAATCACCTTAGACTATGGCGAACAACGAAGAGTACAGAAAAGCGTTGCTAAGAAAGTTTACAGTCTAACAAGTGATCCAATCGAAAGAAAATCCTTATTCGCTGAATGCTACAGGGATTTAAAAGATCGCTTTGGAGTAGGGAGCTACAAGGATATAAGACGTAAGGACAAAGGTAAGGCACTCCAGTATATCAACGCATGGATACCACGAGCTGACGCGTCTTGA
- a CDS encoding helix-turn-helix domain-containing protein, with the protein MNKKRIWMKEIRLNKGWDQVDLARIVNLNPSYICELEQGNKNPSLATACKLADVLGVKPEKFLP; encoded by the coding sequence ATGAATAAAAAAAGAATATGGATGAAAGAGATTCGACTTAATAAAGGTTGGGATCAGGTTGATCTAGCAAGGATTGTTAATCTAAACCCGTCTTATATTTGCGAATTAGAGCAAGGGAATAAAAATCCTAGTCTTGCGACGGCATGTAAACTTGCGGACGTTTTAGGAGTGAAGCCCGAAAAATTTTTACCCTAA
- a CDS encoding SRPBCC domain-containing protein, giving the protein MKEMLVFKIEKYIHCPLEVVFDYINDDEKIEQWNTLYVENIYHTKDNKKAYEKGTVFTSVQKIQKKTFKLKTEITQYNPPYEIIMHSYSKEGTTITKYILRRSEQGTILTLECRLIPSNYYYKVVTKLFGWSMKFIMEEQIENLHALLETMDFE; this is encoded by the coding sequence ATGAAAGAAATGCTTGTATTTAAAATAGAGAAGTATATTCATTGTCCACTTGAAGTAGTGTTTGATTATATTAATGATGATGAAAAGATCGAACAATGGAACACTTTATACGTTGAAAATATCTATCACACAAAAGATAACAAAAAAGCATATGAGAAAGGAACAGTTTTTACATCTGTTCAAAAAATACAGAAAAAAACTTTTAAATTAAAAACTGAAATAACTCAATATAATCCTCCTTATGAAATCATCATGCATTCTTATTCTAAGGAAGGAACAACTATTACTAAATATATTCTTCGTCGAAGTGAACAAGGTACAATTCTTACATTAGAATGCAGACTAATACCGAGTAATTATTACTATAAAGTGGTGACAAAGTTATTTGGCTGGTCTATGAAATTCATTATGGAAGAACAAATTGAAAATTTACATGCATTACTGGAAACTATGGATTTTGAATAA
- a CDS encoding DUF3967 domain-containing protein, whose amino-acid sequence MTEERNIYVSSDVSALLKIKESTLRKYCIMLEKVGYEFHKNELGHRGFFNNDVVTLRKLISLKNHPDMTLERACDAVMVWIKEEKVTEHDISETVVQDQHDERYNKLLEEFQQFKDQQFEFNKQLISKLEKQNEYINNRLEERDRKLMQEIRENLETRKMIAAAEEPKKGFWGKLFGR is encoded by the coding sequence ATGACGGAGGAACGGAATATTTATGTAAGTAGTGACGTGTCAGCTTTGCTCAAGATCAAAGAGTCAACTTTGCGGAAGTATTGTATCATGCTCGAAAAAGTAGGATACGAGTTTCATAAGAATGAGTTAGGGCATCGTGGGTTTTTCAATAACGATGTTGTGACGCTTAGAAAACTAATAAGTTTAAAGAATCATCCTGATATGACGTTAGAACGGGCATGTGACGCAGTAATGGTCTGGATTAAGGAAGAAAAGGTAACAGAGCATGACATAAGTGAAACGGTCGTACAGGATCAACATGACGAACGATATAATAAGCTACTTGAAGAGTTTCAGCAGTTTAAGGACCAGCAATTTGAATTTAACAAGCAGTTGATCAGCAAGCTAGAGAAACAGAATGAGTACATAAACAACAGACTTGAGGAACGTGACCGCAAACTTATGCAAGAGATCCGCGAGAATTTGGAGACTCGAAAAATGATAGCAGCCGCCGAAGAACCGAAGAAAGGGTTTTGGGGGAAGTTGTTTGGGAGGTAG
- a CDS encoding replication-relaxation family protein, with product MRKRDLNILDDLERFRCLTAEQIGKIHFCHTKNSYTNASFVVKRLRDRDYIDCNTNRRPFVYFPKSSRIKKNGQKIDHFLAISDFYIDLKRAKGLRFYHVEPSYMDIVRPDACMIWRQTAFFVEIQKSHYSTKVMDEKMKRYQKYYESGQWRELHFQNKDKARFPRIWIVANHQYKINIDSRIKVIQSQSVADLLEKIEKQPAKK from the coding sequence TTGAGAAAACGTGACCTTAATATATTAGATGACTTAGAACGTTTTAGATGCCTAACTGCTGAACAGATCGGCAAGATACATTTTTGCCACACAAAGAACAGTTACACTAATGCATCATTTGTTGTGAAAAGACTTCGTGATCGAGACTATATAGATTGCAATACTAACAGACGACCATTTGTTTATTTTCCTAAGTCCAGCAGGATCAAGAAAAATGGTCAAAAGATTGATCACTTTTTAGCGATTTCAGACTTTTATATTGATTTAAAACGAGCGAAAGGATTGCGGTTTTATCATGTTGAGCCTAGCTACATGGACATAGTAAGACCTGACGCTTGCATGATCTGGCGACAAACAGCTTTTTTCGTGGAGATACAGAAAAGTCATTACTCTACAAAGGTGATGGATGAAAAAATGAAGAGATATCAAAAATACTATGAAAGTGGACAATGGAGAGAATTACATTTTCAGAATAAAGATAAAGCGAGATTTCCGCGCATCTGGATCGTGGCAAATCATCAGTACAAAATTAATATAGATAGCAGGATCAAAGTGATACAGAGTCAGAGTGTAGCTGATCTACTGGAGAAAATAGAAAAACAACCAGCTAAAAAGTAG
- the tnpA gene encoding IS200/IS605 family transposase yields MENYRTTKTTVSLINYHFVFCPRYRRKIFLNKDVEERFKCLVKEICDDLDIRIIAIECDKDHSHLFLNSLPSLSPSDIMAKIKGVTSKRLREEFKHLRHLPSLWTRSYFVSTAGNVSSQTIKRYVEQQKTRG; encoded by the coding sequence ATGGAAAATTATAGAACAACTAAAACTACAGTCTCCCTAATTAACTATCACTTCGTATTCTGTCCAAGATATAGACGTAAAATATTTTTAAATAAAGATGTAGAAGAAAGATTTAAGTGCCTAGTAAAAGAGATTTGTGATGATTTAGATATAAGGATTATCGCTATTGAATGCGATAAAGACCATTCTCATCTTTTTCTTAACTCACTGCCGTCACTTAGTCCTTCTGATATCATGGCAAAAATAAAAGGAGTGACATCCAAACGATTGAGAGAAGAATTCAAGCATCTAAGGCATTTGCCAAGTCTTTGGACACGTTCTTATTTCGTTTCTACTGCTGGGAATGTATCCAGTCAAACCATTAAAAGATATGTTGAACAACAAAAAACAAGGGGGTGA
- a CDS encoding FtsK/SpoIIIE domain-containing protein, producing MTSIKTLLQKFKARRELEYAFNVGGIYISKKNSGGKEIKRMPKIHEVTLFDDRTRYTFTLPNGYDPKEIDKKEYVFKQVFCRSLELKGDLKKYVLTVYKHKMTNEIKYNFCSIKGEIHEYKMPIYCGADRLGKNIIYDMSTKPHLLIAGETGSGKSTQLRQLLTTLILNFDPTELELYLGDCKKAEFHVFRNVKHVKASVTRAHEIKAMLEYIQDEMNQRYDLIETFGVAHIDDLPKEHKKPYMVVCIDEFVMLRKEKEIMAALIDLTALGRAAGIFVVLSMQRPVKEVLDTTIRSNLTVSMGFKVRDKIESRIINTPGAEDIQTPGRFYMNNNGKVDELQAPFLSLDECKKLLEPYLVAPDEAKEVSEGILQIDQQDELLGGWED from the coding sequence ATGACGAGTATAAAAACCTTACTACAAAAGTTTAAGGCTAGGAGAGAGTTAGAATATGCGTTTAATGTGGGTGGTATCTATATTTCGAAGAAGAATTCTGGTGGTAAAGAAATTAAACGAATGCCTAAGATACATGAGGTGACTCTGTTTGATGATCGAACCAGATATACATTTACGCTACCTAATGGCTACGATCCAAAAGAGATTGATAAAAAGGAATATGTCTTTAAACAGGTGTTTTGTAGATCACTTGAGTTAAAAGGAGATTTAAAGAAATATGTCCTTACAGTCTACAAACATAAAATGACCAATGAAATTAAATACAACTTTTGTAGTATTAAAGGTGAAATCCATGAATATAAAATGCCGATCTATTGTGGTGCGGATCGACTAGGCAAAAACATCATATATGATATGTCTACAAAACCTCACTTACTAATTGCTGGCGAGACTGGATCGGGTAAGTCAACTCAACTTCGCCAGTTGCTCACAACCCTCATTTTAAACTTTGACCCTACAGAATTAGAATTATATCTAGGTGACTGTAAGAAGGCTGAATTTCATGTATTTAGAAACGTCAAACATGTTAAAGCGTCCGTAACGAGAGCGCATGAAATCAAGGCTATGTTGGAATATATCCAAGACGAAATGAATCAGCGCTATGATCTTATAGAAACGTTTGGTGTGGCTCATATAGACGATCTACCAAAGGAACATAAAAAACCTTATATGGTCGTTTGTATAGATGAATTTGTGATGCTACGCAAAGAAAAAGAGATCATGGCAGCGTTGATTGATCTAACTGCTTTAGGTCGTGCAGCAGGAATATTTGTAGTGCTATCTATGCAGAGACCAGTTAAAGAAGTTCTCGATACTACAATCCGTAGCAACTTAACAGTTTCAATGGGGTTTAAAGTTCGTGACAAAATCGAAAGCCGAATCATTAATACTCCTGGTGCGGAAGATATTCAAACACCTGGACGGTTTTATATGAACAATAATGGAAAGGTTGATGAGCTTCAAGCACCGTTTTTATCATTGGATGAATGTAAGAAGCTTTTGGAACCCTACTTAGTTGCCCCAGATGAAGCTAAGGAAGTCAGTGAGGGAATCCTACAGATTGATCAACAAGATGAACTGCTTGGAGGTTGGGAAGATTGA
- a CDS encoding XRE family transcriptional regulator, with protein sequence MFFKRRSPLQKFLDVHGIPKKYLIQKSGLSKNTIGDLTAVEPKHTPTAKTIKKIMRVIKEIDPKAKADDFFDL encoded by the coding sequence GTGTTTTTTAAAAGAAGAAGTCCGTTACAAAAGTTTTTAGACGTACACGGGATACCCAAAAAATATTTGATTCAAAAGTCAGGATTAAGCAAAAATACAATTGGAGATTTAACAGCAGTAGAACCTAAACACACACCTACAGCAAAGACGATCAAGAAGATTATGAGAGTCATTAAAGAGATAGATCCTAAAGCAAAAGCAGATGATTTCTTTGACCTTTAA
- a CDS encoding transposase, translating to MTQTITVKIKLLPTKEQAEILMKMSKQYISTINTLISEMVEEKKSTKKTSKHIIASLPSAVKNQAIKDAKSVFSTKVKKSKYKIIPVLKKPVCVWNNQNYSFDFENVYLPIMLNGKSKKVPVRALLVDKKNRNFDLLKHKLGTLRITKKSNKWIAQFSVTIPTEYKNGTKVMGVDLGLKVPAVAVTDDDKTNFFGNGRKNKYVKRYFRKKRQRLGKDKKISAIRSLDDKEQRYMKDQDHKVSRSIVNFAIENQISVIRLEQLSNIRQTARTSRKNEKNLHTWSFYRLAQFIEYKANLVGIKVEYVNPAYTSQTCPSCEKQNKAKDRKYVCSCGFETHRDRVGAMNIRYAPVIDGHSQSA from the coding sequence ATGACGCAAACAATAACGGTGAAAATTAAACTTCTACCTACAAAGGAACAAGCAGAAATCTTAATGAAAATGAGTAAACAATACATTTCAACAATCAATACACTTATTTCAGAGATGGTGGAAGAAAAGAAAAGTACAAAGAAAACAAGTAAACACATCATTGCTTCACTTCCTAGTGCTGTAAAAAACCAGGCAATTAAAGATGCTAAAAGTGTATTCTCTACAAAGGTAAAGAAAAGTAAATACAAGATTATCCCTGTTCTTAAAAAGCCTGTTTGTGTTTGGAATAATCAAAACTACTCATTTGATTTTGAAAATGTCTATCTCCCTATAATGTTGAACGGTAAATCTAAAAAAGTACCTGTTCGTGCATTATTAGTAGATAAGAAGAATCGTAACTTTGACTTGTTGAAACATAAGTTAGGCACACTTCGTATCACTAAAAAGTCAAATAAATGGATAGCCCAATTTTCGGTCACTATTCCTACTGAATATAAAAACGGAACAAAAGTAATGGGTGTTGACTTAGGTTTGAAAGTGCCAGCCGTAGCTGTAACCGATGACGATAAAACGAATTTTTTTGGAAATGGAAGAAAGAACAAATATGTGAAACGCTATTTTAGAAAGAAGAGACAGCGTTTAGGAAAAGACAAAAAGATATCAGCTATTCGTTCTCTTGATGATAAAGAACAACGCTATATGAAAGACCAAGACCACAAAGTAAGTCGTTCTATTGTTAATTTTGCAATAGAAAATCAAATCTCTGTCATTCGTTTGGAACAACTATCAAACATAAGACAGACGGCAAGAACAAGCCGTAAAAACGAAAAGAATCTACATACTTGGTCTTTCTATCGTTTAGCCCAATTCATTGAGTATAAAGCCAATTTAGTTGGTATTAAAGTTGAATATGTGAACCCAGCTTATACCTCTCAAACTTGTCCTAGTTGCGAGAAACAAAATAAAGCGAAAGATAGAAAATATGTGTGTTCGTGCGGTTTCGAAACCCATCGGGATAGAGTCGGTGCAATGAATATTCGTTATGCACCTGTGATTGATGGTCATAGTCAATCAGCCTAA